The following proteins are co-located in the Chloroflexia bacterium SDU3-3 genome:
- a CDS encoding winged helix-turn-helix transcriptional regulator, translating to MMTAEQPPPSDSDLWRALKALGSPVRLEVIRFIQAHPHCISNQIQLHLPPGCACAQSTLSQHLKILRDAQLVVAESDGAATSYTLNAERMAWLSEQLRGYALCPANAAGVRAGRP from the coding sequence ATGATGACGGCAGAACAGCCCCCACCTAGCGATAGCGATCTCTGGCGGGCGCTCAAGGCGCTCGGCAGCCCGGTGCGGCTGGAGGTCATCCGCTTCATCCAGGCCCACCCCCACTGCATCAGCAACCAGATCCAGCTCCACCTGCCGCCCGGCTGCGCCTGCGCTCAGTCCACGCTCTCGCAGCACCTCAAGATCCTGCGCGACGCCCAGCTGGTCGTCGCCGAGAGCGACGGCGCGGCCACTAGCTACACCCTGAACGCCGAGCGCATGGCCTGGCTCTCCGAGCAGCTCAGGGGCTATGCGCTCTGCCCAGCGAACGCCGCCGGGGTGCGCGCGGGCCGCCCCTAG
- a CDS encoding NADH:ubiquinone oxidoreductase — MADTIKIYRMNTGSCGGCDAELDAAVFLNADLAWTSDPLEADVLVLTGPLTATSKPAFMATWQGLAEKVPLVAVGRCSIDGYPYGRGGLADNPDVQATIKIDGCPPEPAAIAAGLRESLHRPT; from the coding sequence ATGGCCGATACGATCAAAATCTATCGAATGAATACCGGCTCGTGCGGCGGATGCGACGCCGAGCTTGACGCGGCGGTGTTTCTGAACGCCGATCTGGCATGGACATCCGACCCGCTGGAGGCCGACGTGCTGGTGCTGACCGGGCCGCTGACCGCCACTAGCAAGCCCGCCTTCATGGCCACGTGGCAGGGCCTGGCCGAAAAGGTGCCGCTGGTGGCCGTGGGGCGCTGCTCGATCGACGGCTACCCCTACGGGCGGGGCGGGCTGGCCGACAACCCCGATGTACAAGCGACGATCAAGATCGATGGGTGCCCGCCCGAGCCAGCGGCCATAGCCGCCGGGCTGCGCGAGAGCCTCCATCGGCCCACATAG
- a CDS encoding Glu/Leu/Phe/Val dehydrogenase — protein sequence MEQLNPYENTQRRFEDAADLLGLDEGLREILRVPQRELTVTFPVTMDDGRIEVFTGFRVQHNIVRGPAKGGIRFHPKVDIDDIRAFAMLMTWKCATVNIPFGGAKGGVIVDPKRISARELERLTRRYTSEISILIGPDRDIPAPDIGTDEQVMGWIMDTFSMHAGHTVPAVVTGKPINVGGSHGRKEATARGLVAVLRDASEALSLQLAGAKVAIQGFGKVGANCAWMLEEVGASVVAVSDTRGGIYNPHGLSIADVLKHKAQTGSVVGYAEADTITNDELIELPCDVLIPASIATQITSKNASRVRAKIVGEAANGPTTPEADELLYDRGIFVIPDILANAGGVTVSYFEWVQGLQEFFWNEREVNAQLERVMTAAFRQVLQIAQQRRTDLRRAAYLLAVDRVASATMTRGIYP from the coding sequence ATGGAACAGCTTAACCCTTATGAGAACACCCAGCGGCGCTTTGAGGATGCCGCCGATCTGCTGGGGCTTGACGAAGGCCTACGGGAGATCCTGCGGGTGCCCCAGCGCGAACTGACCGTGACCTTTCCGGTGACGATGGATGATGGGCGGATCGAGGTCTTCACCGGCTTCCGCGTGCAGCACAACATCGTGCGCGGCCCGGCCAAGGGCGGCATCCGCTTCCACCCCAAGGTTGATATTGACGACATACGCGCCTTCGCGATGCTGATGACGTGGAAGTGCGCCACGGTGAACATCCCCTTCGGCGGCGCGAAGGGCGGCGTGATCGTCGACCCCAAGCGGATCTCGGCCCGCGAGCTTGAGCGGCTGACGCGGCGCTACACCTCGGAGATCAGCATCCTGATCGGCCCCGACCGCGACATCCCCGCGCCCGACATCGGCACCGACGAGCAGGTGATGGGCTGGATCATGGACACCTTCTCGATGCACGCGGGGCACACCGTGCCAGCGGTGGTGACGGGCAAGCCCATCAACGTGGGCGGCTCGCACGGGCGCAAGGAGGCCACGGCGCGCGGGCTGGTGGCGGTGCTGCGCGACGCGTCGGAGGCGCTGAGCCTGCAGCTGGCGGGCGCGAAGGTGGCCATCCAGGGCTTTGGCAAGGTGGGCGCGAACTGCGCCTGGATGCTGGAGGAGGTGGGCGCGTCGGTGGTGGCGGTGAGCGACACCAGGGGCGGGATCTACAACCCGCACGGCCTGTCGATCGCCGATGTGCTGAAGCACAAGGCGCAGACCGGCAGCGTGGTGGGCTACGCCGAGGCCGACACCATCACCAACGACGAGCTGATCGAGCTGCCGTGCGATGTGCTGATCCCAGCCTCGATCGCCACCCAGATCACCAGCAAGAACGCCAGCCGCGTGCGGGCCAAGATCGTGGGCGAGGCGGCGAACGGGCCAACCACCCCCGAGGCCGACGAGCTGCTGTACGACCGTGGGATCTTTGTCATCCCCGACATCCTGGCCAACGCCGGGGGCGTGACGGTGAGCTACTTCGAGTGGGTGCAGGGCCTGCAGGAGTTCTTCTGGAACGAGCGCGAGGTGAACGCCCAGCTGGAGCGGGTGATGACCGCCGCGTTCCGACAGGTGCTGCAGATCGCGCAGCAGCGGCGCACCGACCTGCGCAGGGCGGCCTACCTGCTGGCGGTCGACCGGGTGGCCAGCGCGACCATGACGCGGGGGATCTACCCCTAG
- a CDS encoding SCO family protein, producing MCKQASLWRIWAALLAALLLAACQGGAASADEIATPEITGGSAVNPPRALHDFTLTSMDGSDMRLSDLRGKPILLFFGYTHCPDVCPTTLVDLRDTKRLLGADGDKVRYLFISVDGERDSPALLKHYVQSFDPSFIGMTGDEATLRKIGADYGLYFQQQDVKGTSAGYLVDHSAVTYLIDAEGSLRMLFPFGTPAEVFANELRALLK from the coding sequence ATGTGTAAGCAAGCATCCCTCTGGCGTATCTGGGCGGCGCTGCTGGCGGCGCTGCTGCTGGCGGCCTGCCAGGGCGGCGCGGCCTCCGCCGACGAGATCGCGACCCCCGAGATCACGGGCGGCTCGGCGGTTAACCCGCCGCGCGCCCTGCACGATTTTACCCTCACCAGCATGGATGGCAGCGACATGCGCCTGAGCGACCTGCGCGGCAAGCCGATCCTGCTGTTTTTTGGCTACACCCACTGCCCCGATGTCTGCCCGACCACCTTGGTCGACTTGCGCGATACCAAGCGGCTGCTGGGCGCAGATGGCGACAAGGTCCGCTACCTGTTTATCAGCGTGGATGGCGAGCGCGACTCGCCCGCGCTGCTGAAGCACTATGTGCAGAGCTTCGACCCCAGCTTCATCGGCATGACTGGCGACGAGGCCACGCTGCGCAAGATCGGGGCCGACTACGGGCTGTACTTCCAGCAGCAGGATGTGAAGGGCACCTCGGCGGGCTATCTGGTCGATCACTCGGCGGTCACCTACCTGATCGATGCCGAGGGCAGCCTGCGCATGCTTTTCCCGTTTGGCACGCCCGCCGAGGTGTTTGCAAACGAGCTGCGCGCGCTGCTGAAGTAG
- a CDS encoding ABC transporter ATP-binding protein — MAAIELENLYKAHHGAFVIQGLSLTIEPGETYGLLGAEGAGKTTLLHMLLGLQRPQRGSLRVLGTTNLGRNIGRVGYLPQQLQLQPAFSGAAHLQMLGKADGMRGPLLAQRTHEALERVGLLGAAHHPVENYTLAMRQRLGLAQALLGQPALLLLDMPAARLADDDRRSMLALLASLREHGVTALIASDHPDDLAHTCDRVGILHRGRIAAEAELAALGALAPSVRIAVGEIAEITAERLARLSSAVQISPGAIDIDPNTQQLQARVLKILVDAQIDIYRLEPQVGPLAALFRRVLGGEDVGPAFTPRADMADETEQAPPNSLFAPPGHPDTLEQAQAAPAHEGETVAQELPSEEKHELL; from the coding sequence ATGGCAGCTATTGAGCTAGAAAATCTCTACAAGGCCCACCACGGCGCGTTCGTCATCCAGGGCCTCAGCCTCACCATCGAGCCAGGCGAGACCTATGGGCTGCTGGGGGCCGAGGGCGCGGGCAAAACCACCCTGCTGCACATGCTGCTGGGACTGCAGCGCCCGCAGCGCGGCAGCCTGCGCGTGCTCGGCACCACCAACCTTGGCCGCAATATCGGGCGCGTGGGCTACCTGCCCCAGCAGCTGCAGCTGCAGCCTGCGTTCTCGGGGGCGGCCCACCTGCAGATGCTCGGCAAGGCCGATGGCATGCGCGGCCCGCTGCTGGCCCAGCGCACCCACGAGGCGCTGGAGCGCGTCGGGCTGCTGGGGGCCGCGCACCACCCGGTGGAAAACTACACGCTGGCCATGCGCCAGCGGCTGGGGCTGGCCCAGGCGCTGCTCGGCCAGCCGGCCTTGCTGCTGCTGGACATGCCCGCCGCGCGGCTGGCCGACGACGACCGTCGCAGCATGCTGGCCCTGCTGGCAAGTCTGCGCGAGCACGGGGTCACCGCCCTGATCGCATCCGACCACCCCGACGACCTAGCGCATACCTGCGACCGCGTCGGTATCCTGCACCGGGGCCGGATCGCCGCCGAGGCCGAGCTGGCGGCGCTGGGCGCGCTGGCCCCCAGCGTGCGCATCGCGGTGGGCGAGATCGCCGAGATCACCGCCGAGCGCCTGGCCCGCCTCTCCTCGGCAGTGCAGATCAGCCCGGGCGCGATCGACATTGACCCCAACACCCAGCAGCTCCAGGCCCGCGTGCTCAAGATCTTGGTCGACGCCCAGATCGACATCTACCGGCTGGAGCCGCAGGTCGGCCCGCTGGCCGCGCTCTTCCGCCGCGTGCTAGGCGGCGAGGATGTGGGCCCGGCCTTTACGCCGCGCGCCGACATGGCCGATGAGACCGAGCAGGCCCCGCCCAACAGCCTCTTCGCCCCACCGGGGCACCCCGACACGCTTGAGCAGGCCCAGGCCGCGCCCGCGCACGAGGGCGAGACAGTCGCGCAGGAGCTGCCGTCGGAGGAAAAACATGAGCTTCTTTAG
- a CDS encoding NADH-quinone oxidoreductase subunit D — protein MSYSLALGPFHPAWRGPQRLILRVDGERIADLEYRDGYNERGIADRLARLDLPQALYLASRVCGTCSFAHSLAFCQAIESLCGLEVGERAAMLRVAAAELERIGSHLLAAAMLLESLGLEQAGGRLRALREQGLGLMARVSGARLAPDLCVPGGVRRNLAASDREEVLIAVPKLNRGLYALIESLIDQRSLLARAVNVGALPKTAAEQYGVRGPLARASGIARDLRADHPYAAYNSLPFRVITQDGGDIYARLLVLLLEAFESVKLVELGLQNLPMGDWQGEIPRKLQQGQASAATEGPRGLIRYTIESDGERLKQVRIDAPRQLDRLLARTMLAGALLDNAVPIIASCDVCTACAEQ, from the coding sequence GTGAGCTATTCCCTTGCGCTTGGTCCGTTCCACCCTGCGTGGCGTGGGCCACAGCGCCTCATACTGCGTGTTGACGGCGAGCGAATCGCCGATCTTGAATATCGCGACGGCTACAACGAGCGCGGCATCGCCGACCGGCTTGCGCGGCTCGATCTCCCACAGGCCCTCTACCTCGCCTCCCGTGTGTGCGGAACATGCTCGTTTGCCCATAGCCTAGCCTTCTGCCAAGCGATCGAGTCGCTGTGCGGGCTGGAGGTGGGCGAGCGGGCGGCGATGCTGCGCGTGGCCGCCGCCGAGCTTGAGCGGATCGGGTCGCACCTGCTGGCGGCGGCGATGCTGCTGGAGAGCCTGGGGCTGGAGCAGGCGGGCGGCAGGCTGCGCGCCCTGCGCGAGCAGGGGCTGGGCCTGATGGCGCGCGTGAGCGGGGCGCGGCTTGCGCCCGACCTGTGCGTGCCCGGCGGCGTGCGGCGCAACCTCGCGGCCTCGGACCGCGAGGAGGTGCTGATCGCGGTGCCGAAGCTGAACCGCGGGCTGTACGCCCTGATCGAGTCGCTGATCGACCAGCGCTCGCTGCTGGCGCGGGCGGTGAACGTGGGCGCGCTGCCCAAGACCGCCGCCGAGCAGTACGGCGTGCGCGGCCCGCTGGCCAGGGCCTCGGGGATCGCGCGCGACCTGCGGGCCGACCACCCCTACGCGGCCTACAACTCCCTGCCGTTCCGGGTGATCACCCAGGATGGCGGCGACATCTACGCACGGCTGCTGGTGCTGCTGCTAGAGGCGTTCGAGAGCGTCAAGCTGGTAGAGCTTGGGCTGCAGAATCTGCCGATGGGCGACTGGCAGGGCGAGATCCCACGAAAGCTACAGCAGGGCCAAGCCTCTGCCGCCACCGAGGGGCCGCGCGGCCTGATCCGCTACACCATCGAGAGCGACGGCGAGCGGCTCAAGCAGGTGCGGATCGATGCGCCACGGCAGCTCGACCGGCTGCTGGCGCGCACGATGCTGGCGGGCGCGCTGCTTGATAACGCGGTGCCGATCATCGCCTCGTGCGATGTATGCACGGCCTGCGCGGAACAATGA
- the yjjX gene encoding inosine/xanthosine triphosphatase: protein MLTVAVGSLNPVKIAAVQSALQIAQIEATVGGIAVPSGVPDQPIGYAQIALGARNRAQNARAAQGAAWGFGLEGGVEFEGEQAWLYSVVAVVTAAGEVSLAQGGKLLLPPPVAARLRDGEELGPVMDSLTGVHNSKQKLGAVGFLTGGVVRREDGFRDCVGRAIAPLLHPELYRA, encoded by the coding sequence ATGCTCACCGTCGCCGTCGGCTCGCTCAACCCCGTCAAGATCGCCGCCGTGCAATCCGCCCTGCAGATCGCCCAGATCGAAGCCACCGTGGGCGGCATCGCCGTGCCCTCGGGCGTGCCCGACCAGCCGATCGGCTACGCGCAGATCGCCTTGGGCGCGCGCAACCGCGCCCAGAACGCCCGCGCGGCACAGGGCGCGGCCTGGGGCTTCGGGCTGGAGGGCGGCGTCGAGTTCGAGGGCGAGCAGGCATGGCTCTACAGTGTGGTGGCCGTGGTCACGGCGGCGGGCGAGGTCTCGCTGGCGCAAGGCGGCAAGCTGCTGCTGCCGCCGCCGGTGGCCGCCCGCCTGCGCGACGGCGAGGAGCTAGGGCCGGTAATGGACTCGCTGACCGGCGTGCACAACAGCAAGCAGAAGCTGGGCGCGGTCGGCTTCCTGACCGGCGGCGTGGTGCGCCGCGAGGATGGATTCCGCGACTGTGTGGGGCGGGCCATCGCGCCGCTGCTCCACCCCGAGCTGTACCGCGCCTAG
- a CDS encoding DUF58 domain-containing protein — protein sequence MFRPATIRGLAFLFVLALFFRAPLLALLSALLLLAAGLAWLWNRYAFAKVAYGRRWGAARAFPGDTVPLMISIDNRKPLPLAMLDLRDSFPPGLEVDDAFIRVDREDRLVLQRTTSLRWYERVTWTYQVRCTRRGAFRVGPATLDAGDPFGFFRSSWQVPPQGSLIVYPTLLPLESLGLPARSPIGTLRARQLIRDPLRTVGVRDYQPDDPFKDIHWMASARTGTLQTRIYEPTTARELAIVLDLDSFEHYWQGINEELIERSISAAATLAQAGLREGYAVGLYVNGAPAQHESLVRLPPGRSPAQLERIMETLARLTPYSVTPVARVLRMAASDLPWGATILLLSGIQPQASRAELLRLRERGRATAWLYLGADTPPLVPGVPIHHAPPQA from the coding sequence ATGTTTCGCCCCGCCACCATTCGCGGGCTGGCATTCCTGTTCGTGCTGGCGCTGTTCTTCCGCGCGCCGCTGCTGGCCCTGCTCAGCGCGCTGCTGCTGCTGGCCGCAGGCCTGGCCTGGCTGTGGAACCGCTACGCCTTCGCCAAGGTGGCCTACGGGCGGCGCTGGGGCGCGGCCCGCGCCTTCCCCGGCGACACCGTGCCCCTGATGATCAGCATCGATAACCGCAAGCCCCTGCCGCTGGCCATGCTCGACCTGCGCGACAGCTTCCCGCCAGGGCTGGAGGTGGATGACGCCTTCATCCGCGTGGACCGCGAGGATCGCCTGGTGCTGCAGCGCACCACCAGCCTGCGCTGGTACGAGCGCGTGACATGGACCTACCAGGTGCGCTGCACGCGGCGCGGGGCCTTCCGCGTCGGCCCGGCCACCCTGGATGCGGGCGACCCCTTCGGCTTCTTCCGCAGCAGCTGGCAGGTGCCCCCGCAGGGTTCGCTGATCGTCTACCCCACCCTGCTGCCGCTGGAGTCGCTGGGCCTGCCCGCCCGCAGCCCGATCGGCACGCTGCGCGCCCGCCAGCTCATCCGCGACCCACTGCGCACCGTGGGCGTGCGCGACTACCAGCCCGATGACCCCTTCAAGGACATCCACTGGATGGCCAGCGCCCGCACCGGCACGCTGCAGACCCGCATCTACGAGCCGACCACCGCGCGCGAGCTGGCAATCGTGCTCGACCTCGACTCGTTCGAGCACTACTGGCAGGGCATCAACGAGGAGCTGATCGAGCGCTCGATCAGCGCGGCGGCTACCCTGGCCCAAGCGGGCCTGCGCGAGGGCTACGCCGTGGGCCTGTATGTGAATGGCGCGCCCGCCCAGCACGAGAGCCTAGTGCGCCTGCCGCCAGGCCGCAGCCCGGCCCAGCTGGAGCGGATCATGGAGACGCTGGCGCGGCTGACGCCCTACTCGGTCACGCCGGTGGCGCGGGTGCTGCGCATGGCCGCCAGCGACCTGCCCTGGGGCGCGACCATCCTGCTGCTCAGCGGCATCCAGCCCCAGGCCAGCCGCGCCGAGCTGCTGCGCCTGCGCGAGCGCGGGCGGGCGACGGCATGGCTCTACCTTGGGGCCGACACGCCGCCCCTTGTGCCCGGCGTGCCCATCCATCACGCCCCGCCGCAGGCGTAG
- a CDS encoding cytochrome C oxidase subunit I: MQVASPLPQRQPSSLAFPKLAMLMEERTLVGAHVLTGMLALLLGSLMGPFQTFRRSPFVKEAFPDLQIPFFSFYYQALTIHGVMNALFFTTFFIVGFTYFITQRSLERPLWNRTLAWVSYAMMFVGLALVLFAIGSGQASVLYTFYPSLVAHPTFYIGLVLLVVGSWLVGANVFMTYAAWRKEHPGERVPLAVFAAIANFIMWIVATFGVAVEVLFMLLPLSLGWLKTTDPQMGRVLFWFFGHPLVYFWLIPAYISWYTMLPKQVGSKLFSDGLARVAFLMLVIFSVPVGVHHLFSDPGVSSVMKGIHTVFTFVVAVPSFLTAFNIGATLERAGRQRGARRALDWLWHQDFGNPVVAAQLAGMILFIAGGFSGIIQASLTLNIALHNTSWVPGHFHMTLAGAVTLTYIGIAYWIVPLIRNRALWSKKVALAQIYTWLVGMLIFGHGMGAAGIAGVPRRTDLSNAPYVNPDAAFFLNTSAISGVILLISLVLLLVNLVGTLFFSKEPVTEGAPVDTVGPAGSPLWLERWGLWVGIILVLAAVAWLPVVADALGTFASPGYTPFVPNPLK; the protein is encoded by the coding sequence ATGCAGGTTGCCTCGCCGCTTCCCCAGCGGCAGCCTTCGTCGCTCGCCTTCCCGAAGCTCGCAATGTTGATGGAAGAGCGCACCCTTGTTGGCGCGCATGTGCTCACTGGTATGCTGGCGCTGCTGCTCGGCAGCCTGATGGGGCCGTTTCAGACCTTCCGGCGCTCGCCGTTTGTGAAGGAGGCCTTCCCCGATCTGCAGATCCCGTTCTTTAGCTTCTACTATCAGGCGCTCACCATCCACGGCGTGATGAACGCGCTGTTCTTCACCACGTTCTTTATCGTCGGCTTCACCTACTTTATCACCCAGCGCTCGCTGGAGCGCCCGCTGTGGAACCGCACGCTGGCCTGGGTCTCGTACGCCATGATGTTTGTGGGGCTGGCGCTGGTGCTCTTCGCCATCGGCTCGGGGCAGGCGTCGGTGCTCTACACCTTCTACCCCTCGCTGGTGGCCCACCCGACCTTCTACATCGGCCTGGTGCTGCTGGTGGTCGGCTCGTGGCTGGTGGGCGCGAATGTGTTCATGACCTACGCCGCGTGGCGGAAGGAGCACCCCGGCGAGCGGGTGCCGCTGGCGGTGTTTGCGGCGATCGCCAACTTCATCATGTGGATCGTGGCGACCTTCGGCGTGGCGGTCGAGGTGCTGTTCATGCTGCTGCCGCTCTCGCTGGGCTGGCTGAAGACCACCGACCCGCAGATGGGCCGCGTGCTGTTCTGGTTCTTCGGGCACCCGCTGGTGTACTTCTGGCTGATCCCGGCCTATATCTCGTGGTACACCATGCTGCCCAAGCAGGTGGGCAGCAAGCTGTTCAGCGATGGCCTGGCCCGCGTGGCCTTCCTGATGCTGGTGATCTTTTCGGTGCCGGTGGGCGTGCACCACCTGTTCTCGGACCCCGGCGTCAGCAGCGTGATGAAGGGCATCCACACCGTGTTCACGTTTGTGGTGGCGGTGCCCAGCTTCCTGACCGCGTTTAACATCGGGGCGACGCTGGAGCGGGCCGGGCGGCAGCGCGGCGCGCGGCGGGCGCTCGACTGGCTGTGGCACCAGGATTTTGGTAACCCGGTGGTGGCCGCGCAGCTGGCGGGCATGATCCTGTTCATCGCGGGTGGCTTCTCGGGCATCATCCAGGCCTCGCTGACGCTGAACATCGCGCTGCACAACACCTCGTGGGTGCCGGGCCACTTCCACATGACGCTGGCGGGCGCAGTGACGCTGACGTATATCGGCATCGCCTACTGGATCGTGCCGCTGATCCGCAACCGCGCGCTGTGGAGCAAGAAGGTGGCGCTAGCCCAGATCTACACCTGGCTGGTGGGCATGCTGATCTTCGGCCACGGCATGGGCGCTGCGGGGATTGCGGGGGTGCCGCGCCGCACCGACCTGAGCAACGCGCCGTATGTAAACCCCGATGCGGCCTTCTTCCTCAACACCTCGGCGATCTCGGGCGTGATCCTGCTGATCAGCCTGGTGCTGCTGCTGGTGAACCTAGTGGGCACGCTGTTTTTCTCGAAGGAGCCAGTGACCGAGGGTGCGCCGGTGGACACGGTGGGGCCTGCTGGCTCGCCGCTGTGGCTAGAGCGCTGGGGCCTGTGGGTCGGCATTATCCTGGTACTGGCCGCCGTGGCTTGGCTGCCGGTGGTGGCCGATGCGCTGGGCACGTTCGCCTCGCCGGGCTACACGCCGTTTGTGCCAAACCCGCTCAAGTAG
- a CDS encoding MoxR family ATPase, with the protein MTTSPAQVQELTERIRANVARVIVGKSDVVDLLLIALLCEGHVLLEDVPGTGKTTLARAVAASLGCAFHRAQFTPDLLPTDITGLTYFNQQAGAFQFRAGPIFTNVLLADEINRATPRTQSALLEAMQERTVTIDGETRALPRPFLVLATQNPVELEGTFPLPEAQLDRFMLRVGMGYPSEEEEAAILSRFVQAEPLADLGTVASREDVLAMQQAVRATLVAEPLRRYIVAVVRATRAHDEIELGASPRAALSLQRGAQALAAMRGRDFATPDDVKALAGPALAHRIILRSEARLRGRTAEQVVQSAVQRVPVPVE; encoded by the coding sequence GTGACGACCTCTCCCGCCCAGGTGCAGGAGCTGACTGAGCGTATCCGCGCAAACGTCGCGCGCGTGATCGTCGGCAAATCGGATGTGGTCGATCTGCTGCTGATCGCGCTGCTGTGCGAGGGCCACGTGCTGCTGGAGGACGTGCCGGGCACCGGCAAGACCACCCTGGCCCGCGCGGTCGCGGCCTCGCTAGGCTGCGCCTTCCACCGCGCCCAGTTCACCCCCGACCTGCTGCCCACCGACATCACCGGCCTCACCTACTTCAACCAGCAGGCAGGGGCCTTCCAGTTCCGCGCTGGCCCGATCTTCACCAACGTGCTGCTGGCCGACGAGATCAACCGCGCCACCCCGCGCACCCAGAGCGCCCTGCTGGAGGCCATGCAGGAGCGCACCGTCACCATCGATGGCGAGACCCGCGCGCTGCCCCGGCCCTTCCTGGTGCTGGCCACCCAGAACCCCGTGGAGCTGGAGGGCACCTTCCCGCTGCCCGAGGCCCAGCTCGACCGCTTCATGCTGCGCGTCGGCATGGGCTACCCCAGCGAGGAGGAGGAGGCCGCCATCCTCAGCCGCTTCGTGCAGGCCGAGCCGCTGGCCGACCTAGGCACCGTGGCCTCGCGCGAGGATGTGCTGGCCATGCAGCAGGCCGTGCGCGCCACCCTGGTGGCCGAGCCGCTGCGCCGCTACATCGTGGCGGTGGTGCGCGCCACCCGCGCCCACGACGAGATCGAGCTGGGGGCCTCGCCGCGCGCCGCGCTCTCGCTGCAGCGCGGCGCGCAGGCGCTGGCCGCCATGCGGGGTCGCGATTTCGCCACCCCCGACGACGTGAAGGCGCTGGCAGGCCCGGCCCTGGCCCACCGCATCATCCTGCGCTCCGAGGCGCGGCTGCGCGGGCGCACCGCCGAGCAGGTGGTCCAGTCGGCGGTGCAGCGCGTGCCTGTGCCGGTCGAGTAG
- a CDS encoding YraN family protein: MPDRRRQVGNFGEQVALGYLLRQGLAEVARQWRCRGGEIDLVMREGETLVFVEVRTRRDGMALESVGAQKQARLMALAYSYLDAHPEEQGREWRIDVVGIWLGPGGAASDIEWLRSAVGE, encoded by the coding sequence ATGCCAGATCGGCGGCGGCAGGTGGGCAACTTTGGCGAGCAGGTGGCGCTGGGCTACCTGCTGCGCCAGGGGCTGGCCGAGGTGGCGCGGCAGTGGCGCTGCCGCGGCGGCGAGATCGACCTGGTGATGCGCGAGGGCGAGACCCTGGTGTTTGTGGAGGTGCGCACACGGCGCGACGGGATGGCGCTTGAGTCGGTGGGCGCGCAGAAGCAGGCCCGACTGATGGCACTGGCCTACAGCTACCTAGATGCCCACCCCGAGGAGCAGGGGCGCGAGTGGCGGATCGACGTGGTGGGCATCTGGCTGGGGCCAGGCGGCGCGGCCAGCGACATCGAGTGGCTGCGCAGCGCGGTGGGCGAGTAG